The following proteins are encoded in a genomic region of Chelmon rostratus isolate fCheRos1 chromosome 3, fCheRos1.pri, whole genome shotgun sequence:
- the fam161a gene encoding protein FAM161A, producing MANAHRTNVLVTSCLKTPVDPHTKAPLASYERERVLPYTATGHMDNRDYEKELEYEDSGSDFCDEDCLVKGGPLMMTDCRAADLSEIFFSNEEYYSKLEELKKAHLRTMAELESMYRRKLQLKSMEPLDMATLEMGHRLPWSNSSPAASRRLRKSHSAVELRRSSGQSDSSDGDDAASNDVEKGLLFSPKEHIKNMWRDFKLSPHNRRLSTSSLQSLPGDQRRLKGKGKKRQGHKNREKEHWKHRVTVPKPFQMMLREAERRKRGIKTRSEIELENAELRRQLEELTECQRKFRASPVPAHVHLPLYEELQERNEERQRRMRHREDQRLQTIQKPFSFLERERLKKEQKHLRHPQPSDQEKVKPFKAKPVPKAVYAAASGEQMKEEQLYRSIKIQMRAQEMLHSASMPPSMLARRLSERKKTKDGAAEARGEDFSHTPQINKEVPDFNASYRRFQKHLEKQKEVKPTTVCEPFELRTSQITSHRERILAAIEQEQSSPRMLRWPYISSGLSRTPNSSLCSSLSGSLELLPTKVTDATKRRHEAVRKVLEQRKKAEEEEEQWKERQKQREKKLQKVVLKRAQANDPHLALSQTHLSKLKEFRKQEIQRRKEYQQEMKEMQQRVKGRPLLLEQVAQRNAKQAAEKRYTDALRGCDVTEEFISSKVAKLGSAHKASPSSDSKQSDREEPDMGYEPVHYRQVFLDDEDVEVDPDEEDGGSDKASLNHRDGDDASIHCPDQDYHGDDQHCSDESYHYSDDHENYSDDSEHDADTRQQEAGE from the exons ATGGCGAATGCCCACCGGACAAACGTTCTCGTCACTTCGTGTTTGAAAACGCCGGTGGACCCGCACACCAAAGCCCCGTTAGCTTCTTACGAGAGGGAGCGAGTCCTGCCGTACACGGCTACAGGTCATATGGATAACCGGGACTACGAGAAGGAg CTCGAGTATGAGGACTCAGGCTCTGATTTCTGTGATGAGGATTGTCTGGTAAAAGGCGGCCCTCTCATGATGActgactgcagagcagcagacctGAGTGAAATCTTCTTCTCCAACGAGGAGTACTACAGCAAGCTGGAGGAACTGAAGAAAGCCCATCTTCGCACCATGGCTGAGCTCGAGAGCATGTATCGGCGAAAACTGCAACTCAAGTCCATGGAACCTCTGGACATGGCAACGCTAGAGATGGGGCACCG GCTACCGTGGTCAAACAGCAGCCCAGCAGCTTCACGCCGTTTGAGGAAGTCACACTCTGCTGTTGAACTCAGGAGAAGCTCTGGACAGTCAGACTCTTCAGACGGAGATGACGCTGCCAGTAATGATGTGGAGAAAGGCCTACTTTTTTCTCCTAAAGaacacatcaaaaacatgtgGCGGGACTTTAAACTGTCACCTCACAATCGCCGCCTCTCAACCTCCTCGCTGCAAAGCCTGCCAGGAGACCAGAGGAGActaaagggaaaaggaaagaagaggcaaggacataaaaacagagagaaggagcaTTGGAAACACAGAGTGACTGTCCCGAAACCTTTCCAGATGATGCTGCGTGAGGCTGAGAGGCGAAAGCGTGGCATAAAGACACGTTCAGAGATCGAACTGGAGAATGCAGAGCTGCGACGGCAGCTGGAAGAACTGACAGAGTGTCAGAGGAAATTTCGTGCCAGCCCTGTACCAGCTCATGTTCACCTCCCGCTTtatgaggagctgcaggagcgGAATGAGGAAAGACAGCGAAGAATGAGACATCGAGAAGATCAGCGTCTTCAAACCATCCAGAAGCCCTTCAGCTTTCTGGAGAGGGAGCGGCTGAAGAAGGAGCAGAAACACTTGCGACACCCACAGCCATCCGACCAGGAGAAAGTCAAACCCTTCAAGGCCAAGCCTGTGCCCAAGGCAGTGTACGCAGCAGCATCAGGGGAGCAGATGAAGGAGGAGCAGCTGTATCGGTCTATCAAGATACAGATGAGAGCTCAGGAGATGCTCCACAGTGCTTCAATGCCTCCCAGCATGCTCGCAAGACGACTCAGTGAACGCAAGAAGACCAAAGACGGTGCTGCTGAAGCCAGAGGGGAGGACTTCTCCCACACGCCCCAGATTAACAAAGAGGTGCCCGACTTCAATGCCAGTTACAGACGCTTTCAAAAACACctggagaaacaaaaagaggtgAAGCCCACGACTGTATGTGAACCCTTTGAATTAAGGACATCGCAGATCACTTCGCACCGTGAACGCATCCTGGCTGCCATCgagcaggagcagagcagcCCTCGGATGCTGCGCTGGCCGTACATCAGCTCCGGGCTATCCCGCACGCCAAACTCAAGCCTCTGTTCGTCCCTCTCTGGCAGCTTGGAGCTCCTGCCTACCAAAGTCACAGATGCCACCAAAAGGCGCCATGAGGCTGTGAG AAAGGTgctggagcagaggaagaaggctgaggaggaggaggagcagtggaaggaaagacagaagcagagggagaagaagctgcagaaggTGGTGTTGAAACGCGCCCAGGCCAACGACCCCCACCTGgctctctcacagacacatcTGTCCAAACTCAAAGAATTCAG GAAACAAGAGATTCAGCGCAGGAAGGAGTACCAAcaggagatgaaggagatgcAGCAGAGGGTGAAGGGAAGGCCGCTGCTGTTGGAGCAGGTTGCACAG AGGAATGCCAAACAGGCAGCAGAAAAGCGCTACACAGACGCGCTGCGTGGATGTGATGTGACCGAAGAATTTATCAGCAGCAAGGTGGCCAAATTAGGATCTGCACACAAAGCCTCTCCATCCAGTGACAGCAAACAGAG TGACCGAGAGGAGCCAGACATGGGATATGAACCTGTTCACTACAGACAGGTCTTCctggatgatgaagatgtggAAGTAGATCCagatgaagaggatggagggagtgaCAAGGCTTCATTAAACCACCGTGATGGAGACGATGCCAGCATTCATTGCCCAGATCAAGATTATCATGGAGATGATCAACACTGTTCAGATGAAAGTTACCACTACTCAGATGATCATGAGAATTACTCAGATGACAGTGAGCATGATGCTGACACTAGACAGCAGGAAGCAGGCGAGTGA
- the cct4 gene encoding T-complex protein 1 subunit delta: protein MPEAKMAPKVSNMSTNKGGAYVDRDKPAQIRFSNISAAKAVADAVRTSLGPKGMDKMIQDEKGDVTITNDGATILKQMQVLHPAAKMLVELSKAQDIEAGDGTTSVVVIAGALLDACYKLLQKGIHPTIISESFQKAVEKGVEVLTGMSRPVQLSDRETLLNSATTSLCSKVVSQYSSLLAPMSVDAVMRVIDPATATSVDLQDIKIIKKLGGTIDDCELVEGLVLTQRVANSSVTRVEKAKIGLIQFCLSPPKTDMDNQIVVSDYAQMDRVLREERAYILNMVKQIKKAGCNVLLIQKSILRDALSDLALHFLNKMKIMVVKEIEREDIEFICKTIGTKPIAHIDHFTPEMLGTAELVEEVNLDGSGKLVKVTGCTSPGKTVSIVVRGSNKLVIEEAERSIHDALCVIRCLVKKRALIAGGGAPEIELAVRLAEYSRALGGMEAYCVRAYSDALEVIPSTLAENAGLNPISTVTELRNRHAQGDKMAGINVRKGGISNILEELVVQPLLVSISALTLATETVRSILKIDDVVNTR, encoded by the exons ATGCCCGAAGCGAAGATGGCACCGAAAGTCTCAAACATGAGCACAAACAAAGGAGGGGCGTATGTGGACCGTGACAAGCCGGCCCAGATTCGGTTCAGTAACATCTCTGCTGCCAAAG CTGTTGCAGATGCAGTCAGAACAAGCCTGGGGCCCAAAGGCATGGACAAGATG ATTCAGGATGAGAAAGGTGACGTGACCATTACCAACGACGGCGCCACCATCCTGAAGCAGATGCAGGTGCTCCACCCTGCAGCCAAAATG ttggTGGAACTATCCAAAGCCCAGGACATTGAGGCTGGTGACGGCACCACCTCTGTGGTGGTGATTGCTGGGGCGCTGTTGGACGCCTGCTACAAACTGCTACAGAAAG GCATTCACCCCACCATCATCTCGGAGTCCTTCCAGAAGGCTGTGGAGAAGGGTGTGGAGGTGCTGACAGGCATGAGCCGGCCGGTGCAGCTGAGCGACCGAGAGACGCTGCTCAACAGTGCCACCACGTCGCTGTGCTCCAAGGTGGTGTCCCAGTACTCCAGCCTGCTGGCGCCCATGAGCGTAGATGCCGTCATGCGAGTCATCGACCCAGCCACTGCCACCAGCGTCGACCTACAGGACATCAAAATCATCAAGAAGCTCGG agGGACCATTGATGACTGTGAGCTGGTGGAGGGCCTGGTGCTGACCCAGAGGGTGGCCAACAGCAGCGTCACGCGTGTGGAGAAGGCCAAGATCGGCCTCATTCAGTTCTGCTTGTCCCCTCCCAAAACTGAT ATGGACAACCAGATCGTGGTGTCAGACTACGCCCAGATGGACCGCGTGCTGCGGGAGGAGCGTGCTTACATCCTCAACATGGTGAAACAAATTAAGAAGGCTGGCTGTAACGTGCTGCTCATCCAGAAGTCCATCCTCAG AGACGCTCTGAGCGACCTCGCCCTGCACTTCCTCAACAAAATGAAGATCATGGTGGTGAAGGAAATCGAGAGAGAGGACATAGAGTTCATCTGCAAG ACTATTGGCACCAAGCCCATCGCCCACATTGACCACTTCACTCCAGAGATGCTTGGCACAgcagagctggtggaggaggtcAACCTGGATGGCTCCGGCAAGCTGGTCAAG GTTACAGGCTGCACCAGCCCTGGGAAGACAGTGAGCATTGTGGTTCGGGGCTCCAACAAGCTGGTGATCGAGGAGGCAGAGCGCTCCATCCATGATGCGCTGTGTGTCATCCGCTGCCTGGTCAAGAAGAG AGCTCTGATAGCTGGTGGCGGCGCTCCAGAGATTGAGCTGGCCGTGCGTCTGGCAGAGTACTCACGCGCTCTGGGTGGCATGGAGGCGTATTGCGTGCGGGCGTACAGTGACGCCCTCGAGGTGATCCCCTCAACGCTGGCTGAGAATGCCGGCCTGAACCCCATCTCCACTGTGACGGAGCTCCGCAACAGGCACGCTCAGGGAGATAAGATGGCCGGCATAAACGTCCGCAAG ggaggAATCTCCAACAtcctggaggagctggtggtGCAGCCTTTACTGGTTTCCATCAGTGCACTGACCCTGGCCACTGAGACGGTCCGCAGCATCCTCAAGATTGACGATGTG gtgAACACCCGATAA